Below is a window of Musa acuminata AAA Group cultivar baxijiao chromosome BXJ3-11, Cavendish_Baxijiao_AAA, whole genome shotgun sequence DNA.
gggagaacGCCATCACCGATTCGTGTGTGTTCTTCACCCAACTATTAGTGGTACATAAGCAGGCTTTTCCTAATGCAGAACACTCGACATCTTCGTTCCTACGCTTCAGATATCAATCGACCTCGCAGCCGTTCACAGCCTTCGGACGGATCGGGCGACAACAGCAGAGCAGTCGGCGGTGGCGGTAACGCCGGCCTCGTGACGCGGCTTCTTCATCTCCCTCGTCGACAAGTCCGCCGGCACCGACCTCGTCGCCCTCTCCGTCCTCTTCGGGTTCCGCCCGTTCTCGAGGTCCACCGCGACGCCGGGTTCCTCGGCCAGCGTgatctcctccttcctcctcctctgcaGCCTCTCGTTCCTCCGCGCCGAGTAGAGCTCGTAGAACCGTCCTCGTTCGAACACGGCGGGCGCGGTTGCCGCATCAGGGACGCCGTCACCGCCCCCGGCTCCCAGGACCAGCTTCGCCAACAAGTCCGACGAGATGCAGACCGGGGACTCGGTCCAGGGATGCGGTTTCTTAGGGTCCTCCGCTGGAGGAGTAGATGGAGAAAGAACCGAATTAACGCTCCGTGTTAGGACCGGGCGGCTCGGTTTGGTGGCACCCGGCGGGGCCCGGCCCGACTGGCTTCGGCGGGGGCGGAGGCGGCGTGGGGGCACCGCGAGCGACGGCCGACTTCGATGCATCGGGAATTCCAGATGCTGCCGCTCCTGCTGTACCAGGTTCATGTCAcacctcatctctctctctctctctctctctccctctccctctccctctgagCGGCTGGGTGGAGGAGAGGACGATGGCGGAGGATTTATGTGACGCCGGACTGCTTCTTGTGTCATTTGGTTATAATACCTAATCTTTTTAGGGGTCAAAAATAGGGAGTCAGTTACGGGGCCAATCTCGAAGACTTTGGAACTTACTCGTCCTTATCGGATAAGAAACGACTGCCAACGATAAGCTTATCAGCCGATAAGCAAGAGTCTTTGACCTGTCGTTAGAACCTATGCGATACTGATATCACCCATGCAGACAAGCACCTCCACATTATTCGTTTGGTTAATTACATATTCTCCACTATAATTAgttgtttttaatattttaatattttaatattttatttttaaaaaaattatattagtatctttataattatgaaagtaaaatatctagatcAATTTACTTTAATAACgtcaattttattgataaaaaaatataaaaataaagagaaaattttttttaGCGTTTAGTGGCAAACGATGTCGGTGGTCACTGATGATGACGTCATTGGCATCGGCATTGATGCAATTACTTGATCGTCTTCGATGATGATAAGATCTACTCTCATCGCAATGTCACTTACTTCCACAACGAGCGCGTTGTTGACCTCATAGTTGTTCGTCCCGTGTCGCTCTATATCGATACAAATGGTGGTGGTCGCCACGATGTTTGTGGCGAAGATAGTGGTCGCCTTATCGTTGATCCGACGGATAGATCGTAGCCTCGACCCCTTCCCCTTTGTAGTTGCGTTGGTATCGACGTAGATGCTGAGCGATCGCTGCACTAGACATCGTGCTTGAAAATAGAGGGCCTAACCACCAGCCTCCTCTACCTCCACCAGAGCAATCTGTCGGTCGTGCACGCTAACCTCAAGCTCTCCAACGTCCTGCTTGGCTTAAACTTCAAGTACTACCTTGTCGACTATGCTCTCATCTTGTCCCTTCTCCTCTGGTCTCACCTCACGACCTCATTACCCCCTCCTCTTTTGCTGCATCCTCCTCCCTCTTTTACCACGCGCTCGAGTCTGGCCTTCCTTGACCCTTCTGACGTCTATAGCTTTGGCATCCTTGTCTTAGGGCTCCTCACCAATAAGACCCCCTTCCAAGATCTAGTGGGAGAGTACGATGCTAACATCCCTCGATGAGTCCGCTCTATGCGAGTGGAGTGAAATGACTCCGATGAGGATCCCAGGTTGTCCATGAATGAGACATGTGTAGCGATCAAGGTGGAAAAACAATCATTGATGCGAGAGGTGCTATGGATGATTAGGGAGGCATAGGCGAATATAATTGTCTTATTCACTCGCAACGATCACTTGTCGAGGAGGTAGTCGGACATGATGTAGAGCTTACCGAGAGAGCATGGATCGGAGGGTGATGGTTGCTCGATCGACAAAGATACAAAAGGAGAAATATCCACCACCACCGATGCCATCGACGTCATCTACCACCGaacgataaaattatttttttaccttgtatttttatattttcatcgataaaactaATATCGTTAGGGTAAATGAACTTaattgtttcacttttataactataaaaatatcaatataactttTCAAGAAATTTAATCAAGAGCTTTTCATTATTTGAAGCAAAAAATACTTCgaatttccttcttttctttaatGTGATTCAGTTTCAAATATACAGGAAGGCAAATTCCAATCGGCCGAATCAGTCAAGGAGATGCAGCAATGGAACTTAAGAAATATATACAATGgcaaaacagagagagagagagagagagagagagagagtaaggcTGCTCCATCAATTTTAGAGATTGACGTGCCATTAGCTAGTCGTCTGCTGGTGTCGTCGCATGTCGACGGGCATAGATCTTGAAGGAGGACCACAAATGCTCAAGACCACCTAAAAATATGCACCACCGGCAATTAAAACCAAGCTTTTAcgccccccaacccgaaaaaagaaaaataagaaaaaactcTGTTTAGACATCAAGAAAGGGTGCATTCCGTGGTCTTACCGGGAGAAACACCAGTCCATGCAAGAACCCAATCAGAACCAATGCCAAATACATTTGGAAGTAATAAACCTACAAGACACGATTGCAAATCGGGTGAGAACCGTATTTTTGTAAACAGAACTCTGAAAGGACAAGCCCATGATTTTATCACAGACCACAAAAACTTCTGATTTTGAGAAACGGAGGACAACTACTCCGACTAGCTTCGTGAGGGTAATTCCACtgcaagagaaagaagaaaaaggaactgCTAAGATTTTTGATATGATGATCTCGCAAATGCTACGATAAGGACAAATGGCTCTGGATCGACTTTGTACCATAGAGATCACAATTTCACGATCCACAGATTGTAATAAATGCATCAGTGTTTTTTTATCTCAAATAACCTCAGTCAACTTTCAGTAGAACTTCAGCAAAAATAAACCAAAAAATGCTACAGCCGGATGGGTAAATATAACAGGCCTACGATGATCGTCAGATAATGCCGGACTACTCTTAACATGTGGAACAATGTTAAAACACAATCTAATATCAAGCATACACTATCAAGAACCAATGAATTTTGGAGTTACAACGTAAGTGCAAATTATCGATGTTCAGATTAATGGGGTAATGTCGGCAGTAGCTTCAAAAGTGACATGATATTTGATTCACTAGTATATATCTTTTATGGACGACGCCTACAAAAACAACAAGATAAAAGAACAAAGAACTCACCTAAATACAGAAGCACCCATGGTGGACACAGCCAACTTGGTTCGGGTCCCTCTATCACCACTGCTTACCTGTTGGCACCGGATCAGATTTATGTTGGAATTCAGAAGCAAATTAAATACCCAAATTAGAAAATACAACTACCGAagaacaaaataattttttaaaaatttttactTAACAATAAAGAAGATCTAATGAATTCTCCCCATTCTCCAAAGTCATCTGTTATCTATAACTTGATGGTGAAAGCAAGGTTTGAAGTCTTGGCTGTATGGGCAAATACCGACAAGCATTTACTGGTCCAACAAGCTCACTGTTCCAGGCTTACCCAGTGGTAATCTGATATACCTACTTGTACTAGAGAGTAAGACTACATCAAGTACATGTACCAATACCGACTCTTTTGTTCCATGTACAAGGATATGATAGTTATCGTATCTTTTTTCTTAACTCTTCCATCTCCTTAAATGCCTTCTTTCTCTCCACCTCCCCCTCTTTCTTTgggtcttctcctcttcttcttttcgtcTGCCATCTCCTTGATTAAGCCATCAGTGAAATTGTTGCTAATGAAATTGTTAAAACCATCCATTCTCTATATGCTAATGAAAGCTGTTTTGGACACCAGTTGAAGATGTTAATATGCCTATATATTTTGGAGAAAGCCTCATCAAGAGGATTAAACATAGGACATCTTCAAGATGAAGAGGGGAAAGAGATGAAGGGGAACCAGTCACTAGACCgaggccttctctctctctctctctctctctctctgcatctcCCTAAAAAAAAACAAGTACATACATATTGATAAAAGAGAGAATAACATAAAATAATGAAAACTTTTCCAATGTATATCAAAATGGAGATGAGAAATTTTTTCAACTCACCAGAATAGGATACATTTTGTTGGATAAAATGATCCTTAAAAAGAAAAACCATTTAATTGCAGATTTCAGTTGGTCACTAAGTAATTCAGGTTAGACCAAAAGAAACTTGATCTCGAAGGATGTGGTGCTCAAATCATTAGAGATTGAACCCTAGACAATGATGTGAAACCAAAAGAGAAGGTGCCCTATTTGTCAATAAAAATGAAACTAAGGTCTTGGAAAATTGGCTTAAATTGTTACATAGAGACACTGTTGAAAGACACTACACTGAGTTCTAAAAATATGAAACAAACCTAAATTTGTTTGACAAGAAAACAAATTGCCAGAAAACAAGTTTTCCCAACATCATATCTATATGACTAACAAACATATTTGATACTCACCAAGAAAGCGTGTGTTATATGAACACAAAACTCGACAGCAATTCCTATCGACATCACAAGGTTTACAACAGAAATTGCATTCAACTGAATGTCCAAAACAGCCATGATTCCCTGCCATGATATTTGTGTTAGAAATGTGAAAATGTAAAGTTTTTTATAGATATCAGCATAACAAGAAATGAAAGAAAACGAATATAACATTAAGCCTTTCATAAAATCAGACTCAGCTGTGATTGCACTCTGCAACTCACATATGGACCataaaagaatagaaaaacaaaCATATTTATAAGATATATTCACAAGATCAATACTAAATTTTATTCAAATAACTTGcaaatgagtcatacttgttaaacttcctaatgaagttttctaaacCATAGAGTATGCTTGCTTGTCAATATATGTAGTTTACCTTGGTTCATAGAATTCTGCACTATTTACACCTGAAAGTTATCGGTTGACTCTACGAGTCCATGATTATCATGATTTTTATTGGTTTAAACAACAAGGATCATATGCCAGACAATAAAGGGATCTTGAAATATGCTACATGGCAAAACAAACAGTCAGTTAAGTACCCTGATGTGATGAATacagtaattttaatcatgatgttGGCTATATATCGCAATACCATGTGATGCCAAAATTAGGGATCATGTTGAACCTGTAATGCTTTGAAGTTTGATCAACCAATGTTCACAAGGCTACTTGAAAACAATGCTTATATTACATCAGAAAGTCATCAaacaatttttaaaataatttgtaaTAAAACTTAAACTTGACTAATGTTAAGCGGCTAATGCTGAACTTGGTAACAGGATACTGACAGAGCAGTGTATGATGAGCAGTAATTTCCCATGGCTAGTGTATGAATTTCTTCAATTTGGAATTGTTGCAACACCAAAAATTTATCAAGGAAATTGCTTGGTGGGTGTACTAGTTACACATCATAGTAGTGAATCCGGTCCATATTGAAGACACCACAAAATAGAGGAGAAGACATTGTTATCATTCTGTTTGCCATTTACTGCAAACAGAAAATAGGGAGAGGAAATGGGAGGATAGGGTAGCTCTTAATTCTTAAGGAAATAGAGATCCAATTATAGAGAAAGAAGATATCATGGGATCTAGAACAATTTTCAGATGTAGTAAATACACTTttcaaatgatatattttttatttatctttgcaTTACCCTATATTTCATTTGCATGGTGATTAGAATAAGCACTAAGTTCACATTGGGATCCATTGATAACTTCAAAATTGTAAGAATATAAGTTTTGGGATTTTTGTGTGACATATATAATATTTGTCTACAATATGATGTGTCCGTATGAAATAATTTACAGATACTGTAGATAATTTTAATGTATTAATCTTCATAATTTTCATTGTAAGTAGATAAGTTTGGATTTTTGTGTGGCGTATCTAATATTTACCTACAGATTTATGTGTCTATATGAAATGATTAACAGATAGCATAGAAAATTTTAATGTATTAATCTTCATAATtttcattaaaatattttaaaaagcaTATATGTTAGTTTTGCATGTTTTTATACATCAGACAATTTATGTCAATCCATTTCAATCAATTTTTCCAATTTGATCATATAAGAGCATATGAACTATGCTTCAAAGCCATTCATTCAAGATGAGTTCAATGCATTAGGTAGAAGATTTAATATGCACTCTATATCGGTCGTTACACCTGGAGTGATATTAGAATTCTTGACTTGGCTCAAAGAAAATTTCTTGGGTAAgagatttcagtttctaaaaacatgaaaataaaacatTTCAAAGGTCATTCCTAGAAGACTAAATAAATCTACCATCAATGCGGGATCTGGAGAGGGTCTAAATATAAAGATCCTATCCTCCTATTTGAAACTAGTCTTCCATCTCATACAAGAGTCACCTTACCCTTGCACCAAAGCCCACCCTCTCTATGAGAGaatgactaattttcctaaattagTTCTCTCAAGCATTCACTTTGCTATATGCCTGTttatctattgcttgtcaaaattGCCTATTAGGCCATTGTTAGAATTAGGAAGCATATTTTAAAATCGCAAACAGAAGTGCAAAGGGAATAGTGTTTTGACAGCTGTTATATTGTCAACATGAATGATATGGAGCTTTTCACAAGGGGATATTATATTGTCATAAAAGAAATTCCTTAGTGGAATCAAGAGGTTCCATGGGCTGTGCAGAAAACAGTTACATTCCCACCAATTTATTGTTTTTATATATTTGGTTAAATGCCTAGTTTGGAGAAACTAACTAATGATCAGGATTGCTAGCTCAACTCtttataattttgatatttaaatagGAGAAGTATTATGATATGGTCTGCAAACTCATTTATCATTCAATTAACCTTTACTGGCCTCCTGACTCTTCCCCATGTAAtgttaaaggacaaaagtatacaattTCATGAAGACAAATATAAGGGATTTTTGTTGTTTCTTTCTACTATAAATTTATAGGTTCACTAAGTCCTTGCAAGTTCATCTTAGGATTGTACATCACTATAGACTGGGTTATCAACAATCTGACACATGCGGCAGTGAGCAaaacaaagagagaaaaaaagaagcaaCAGGCACATGAAGATTGGAAGTCTGACCATCACTTTCCTTGATCCCTCCTTTTTATCATCCATTAAATATATCTCGTCACCTATTCTCTTGGCTTCATTTCTCTAAACTCTGTATAATCCTTATCTCATCATCATAATGGAAAAGATTTGTAGGTACTTTCTATCTTTGCATCAAGTCAAATAACATAAAGCATTTCTGAACAAAAACGAACATTCATCTTTATCAAACTCTTAAACATATGTATGCTTCTTTATAAGTTG
It encodes the following:
- the LOC135652703 gene encoding uncharacterized protein LOC135652703, with the translated sequence MTQEAVRRHINPPPSSSPPPSRSEGEGEGEREREREMRCDMNLVQQERQHLEFPMHRSRPSLAVPPRRLRPRRSQSGRAPPGATKPSRPVLTRSVNSVLSPSTPPAEDPKKPHPWTESPVCISSDLLAKLVLGAGGGDGVPDAATAPAVFERGRFYELYSARRNERLQRRRKEEITLAEEPGVAVDLENGRNPKRTERATRSVPADLSTREMKKPRHEAGVTATADCSAVVARSVRRL